In a genomic window of Lycium ferocissimum isolate CSIRO_LF1 chromosome 9, AGI_CSIRO_Lferr_CH_V1, whole genome shotgun sequence:
- the LOC132029337 gene encoding uncharacterized protein LOC132029337 isoform X2, with protein sequence MFSEEELREISVLKRGDDYVEVLCGCTSHRYGDAVAKLRVCSSGELQIACDCTPGCPEDKLTPAAFEKHSGRETSRKWKNNIWILVDGDKVPVSATKNAGFVSAPRTNAGATMMLWPMSIGSALIFLLTNFHAMMMKNEQAGGCTGDVCVLRRVEVALPVCVLAVKYVVSQTAVARLALISQGMPKLEHHPFT encoded by the exons ATGTTTAGTGAAGAAGAGTTGCGTGAGATAAGTGTGTTGAAGAGAGGTGATGATTACGTGGAAGTTTTGTGTGGCTGCACCAGTCACCGTTACGGTGATGCTGTTGCCAAGCTCAGGGTTTGTTCTTCTGGTGAACTCCAAATAGCCTGTGACTGCACACCTGGCTGCCCTGAAG ATAAGCTGACTCCCGCTGCATTTGAGAAGCATTCTGGAAGAGAGACTTCTAGGAAATGGAAGAATAATATTTGGATCCTTGTTGATGGTGATAAAGTTCCAGTG AGTGCAACAAAGAACGCAGGTTTCGTCTCCGCACCAAGGACGAATGCAGGAGCTACCATGATGCTTTGGCCAATGAGCATTGGAAGTGCTCTGATATTCCTTTTGACAA ATTTTCATGCGATGATGATGAAGAACGAGCAAGCCGGAGGGTGTACAGGGGATGTTTGCGTTCTCCGACGTGTAGAGGTTGCACTTCCTGTGTGTGTTTTGGCTGTGAAATATGTCGTTTCACAGACTGCAGTTGCCAGACTTGCATTGATTTCACAAGGAATGCCAAAGCTTGAACATCACCCTTTTACTTAA
- the LOC132031166 gene encoding ras-related protein RABA1f, translating into MGAYRADDDYDYLFKVVLIGDSGVGKSNLLSRFTRNEFSLESKSTIGVEFATRSIRVDDKVVKAQIWDTAGQERYRAITSAYYRGAVGALLVYDVTRHVTFENVERWLKELRDHTDSSIVIMLVGNKADLRHLRAVSTEDAKAFAEKESTFFMETSALESMNVEDAFTEVLIQIHRVVSRKALEVGDDPAALPKGQTINVGGKDDVSEVKKAGCCSA; encoded by the exons atgggagCATACAGAGcagatgatgattatgattatttattCAAGGTTGTATTGATCGGTGATTCAGGTGTGGGTAAATCAAACCTTCTTTCAAGATTCACACGTAACGAGTTTAGTCTCGAGTCAAAGTCAACCATCGGTGTTGAATTCGCAACACGTAGCATTCGTGTTGATGATAAAGTCGTTAAAGCTCAGATTTGGGATACTGCTGGTCAGGAAAG ATATCGCGCAATCACAAGTGCCTACTATCGAGGAGCTGTTGGAGCATTGCTTGTCTATGATGTCACGCGTCACGTAACTTTTGAGAATGTAGAGAGATGGTTAAAAGAGCTCCGAGATCACACGGACTCTAGCATCGTCATAATGCTGGTGGGTAATAAGGCAGATTTGCGTCATCTGCGGGCTGTTTCGACTGAGGATGCCAAGGCATTTGCAGAGAAGGAAAGTACATTTTTCATGGAAACATCCGCTTTGGAGTCCATGAATGTGGAAGATGCCTTCACAGAAGTGCTCATTCAAATACACCGTGTTGTTAGCAGGAAAGCTCTTGAAGTAGGAGATGATCCGGCAGCACTGCCCAAAGGGCAGACGATTAATGTCGGAGGCAAGGATGATGTTTCTGAAGTAAAGAAAGCTGGGTGCTGTTCTGCTTAG
- the LOC132032016 gene encoding uncharacterized protein LOC132032016, with protein MSENHCFANRTLPPAVVFYLNQQHQQISQVPRLAKPSLSVDYFMSCFSFEDQEFIEEEEEEEEEFANDVSESILDDEEIIEEEEEEEEEFEVEISENSETIRTRMEFAHSMDIDQQHPPHIPSGTIDEVQPTRARAPRMRAINNYVRHTFQVPQYSILDSDTYGYDVNEGDPVVGDEEQETCAICFFEYKDEDTIGTLQCGHEFHVGCIKKWLQRKKECPFCRAPVLPTL; from the exons ATGTCTGAAAATCACTGTTTTGCTAATCGGACATTACCGCCTGCAGTAGTTTTTTACTTGAACCAACAACATCAGCAAATAAGTCAAGTCCCCAGATTGGCTAAACCTTCACTGAGCGTTGATTATTTCATGAGTTGCTTTTCGTTTGAGGATCAAGAATTtatagaagaagaggaagaggaggaagaagaatttGCGAATGACGTATCTGAGTCGATTCTTGATGATGAAGAAAttatagaagaagaagaggaggaagaagaagagtttgaagttgaaatatCTGAGAATTCGGAAACAATTAGAACAAGAATGGAGTTTGCTCATAGTATGGATATTGATCAGCAACATCCGCCTCATATTCCAAGTGGAACAATCGATGAAGTGCAGCCTACACGAGCTAGGGCTCCTCGAATGCGTGCCATTAATAACTACGTTCGTCACACATTTCAAGTGCCACAATATTCGATTCTTGATAGTGATACCTATGGTtatg ATGTTAATGAAGGTGATCCAGTTGTTGGTGATGAGGAACAAGAAacatgtgctatttgtttttttgaatataaagaTGAAGACACCATTGGCACACTTCAATGTGGACATGAATTTCACGTTGGATGCATCAAGAAGTGGCTACAGAGGAAAAAAGAATGTCCCTTTTGTAGAGCTCCAGTTTTGCCTACATTATAA
- the LOC132029337 gene encoding protein ULTRAPETALA 1-like isoform X1, whose translation MFSEEELREISVLKRGDDYVEVLCGCTSHRYGDAVAKLRVCSSGELQIACDCTPGCPEDKLTPAAFEKHSGRETSRKWKNNIWILVDGDKVPVVKTALLKYYNQSLKHANGSHRSNKSGHRDEFIICTECNKERRFRLRTKDECRSYHDALANEHWKCSDIPFDKFSCDDDEERASRRVYRGCLRSPTCRGCTSCVCFGCEICRFTDCSCQTCIDFTRNAKA comes from the exons ATGTTTAGTGAAGAAGAGTTGCGTGAGATAAGTGTGTTGAAGAGAGGTGATGATTACGTGGAAGTTTTGTGTGGCTGCACCAGTCACCGTTACGGTGATGCTGTTGCCAAGCTCAGGGTTTGTTCTTCTGGTGAACTCCAAATAGCCTGTGACTGCACACCTGGCTGCCCTGAAG ATAAGCTGACTCCCGCTGCATTTGAGAAGCATTCTGGAAGAGAGACTTCTAGGAAATGGAAGAATAATATTTGGATCCTTGTTGATGGTGATAAAGTTCCAGTGGTAAAGACTGCACTACTCAAATATTATAACCAGTCCTTAAAGCATGCGAATGGATCACATAGATCTAATAAATCTGGTCATCGCGATGAGTTTATCATATGTACAGAGTGCAACAAAGAACGCAGGTTTCGTCTCCGCACCAAGGACGAATGCAGGAGCTACCATGATGCTTTGGCCAATGAGCATTGGAAGTGCTCTGATATTCCTTTTGACAA ATTTTCATGCGATGATGATGAAGAACGAGCAAGCCGGAGGGTGTACAGGGGATGTTTGCGTTCTCCGACGTGTAGAGGTTGCACTTCCTGTGTGTGTTTTGGCTGTGAAATATGTCGTTTCACAGACTGCAGTTGCCAGACTTGCATTGATTTCACAAGGAATGCCAAAGCTTGA